In Carassius gibelio isolate Cgi1373 ecotype wild population from Czech Republic chromosome B13, carGib1.2-hapl.c, whole genome shotgun sequence, one genomic interval encodes:
- the LOC127969749 gene encoding pecanex-like protein 1 isoform X2 — protein MGSQTLQILRQGVWASVTGGWYYDPHQNTFVNALHLYLWLLLLCLPFTLYMALPPTMVIVGMYCGVIAGMFALLKAVNYRLHTALDAGEVVELRGKGSEGRGQGAERQREGTGTQQDDSNRPGDPGGGIEMSDFAREETPPVDCSSRNSYVGMDSNHQITSHGGSVSTKRAGVGKAPDDISLSLAQSCSQEQDLMSDQKMFCLVSNDSFASMQPSTSLAQDLYGSTPHPFSQSLSSCDTEITAHLSTHSQSFRKESSRPRRLPRTSSSAGSAFPDPSLPEFSLYPPPRRGGLDPVCEMEASRSQRATESSEQPDSGIPSTSGTECHRYHPKERSRISQSFSREIGEGDCAGEGGSGLYQLETVQGGRERKGGQSAESLRSLSTRSSGSTETYCSGTDRDTNSTLSSLHSEQTSSTHVESLLSLSGDEKVNAGHADLRNSNVASGEANKNPHANELSTKLPIGDAPKPVNSDGQQGEGTVEAASRTSVDVSAGLSHQHQEAELDERLPKTGNLVHRAASSSAASRSGRRRNGKQRASSFDASRHREYICGRGMAKPRSAVFMKGEEDSSDQSELSCASSLHSTHQLSTDSSSSTPHFCPSPGDRRGPSQRAKANDAQTYGQKDKEKERGKDKEKGKRKVWRRTPSTGSAKTHARVLSLDSSTTACLNDPHHLGAPASSRLLTTSKSDLEAKEGEVLDAASLLGRASQIESVTRSRNSLPCPISLSHTQDATTGSRAPGNDDTVTFRRERSTFRRQAVRRRHNAGSNSTPPTSLIGSPLSLQEALSQVSQASGSQVRGQPSRTPSQVTVLSTSTSLLVRNGSAQLEGCLDKVSTVGVASLQDDFGKLTPPLYEVGGCDMSLVNFEPATRRASNNLWETDSHLSSSTSVRFYPHDLMRLNRLLSMDPELLEQHDVDGSPDLQEAPHRSQDSTHNHTHSHTHPHKIKQYYRLWLLPYLWVGMHFDRLTLLALFDRNREVLENVLSVALAVLVAFLGSVLLVNGFFTDIWVFQFCLVIASCQYSLLKSVQPDSSSPRHGHNRIIAYSRPVYFCLCCGLIWLLHYGSVNSSSTAVSLYGVTLTSSVLLSQARNLLIVFTLCFPIIFFIGLLPQINTFVMYLLEQLDIHVFGGNACTSLLSALYSVVRSIITIAMLYGFCYGALKDSWDPQHIPVLFSVYCGLLVAVSYHLSRQSSDPSVLISLVQSKVFPNVKEKNPEDPLYEVQDPLPEKLRSSVNERLQSDVIVCLVIAVLYFAIHVSTVFIALQPFLSYVLYSLVGAVGLLTHYLLPQMRKQLPWYCFSHPLLKTREYYQFEIRGAAHVMWFERTHVWLLFVEKNILYPLVVLNELSGSAQKLASPRKLNTEVGALVITIAGLKLLRSSFSSPTYQYVTVLFTVLFFTFDYRQFSETLLLDLFVMSIIFSKLWELFYKLKFVYTYIAPWQITWGSAFHAFAQPFAVPHSAMLFVQAIVSAVFSTPLNPFLGSAIFISSYVRPVRFWEREYNTKRVDHSNTRLASQLDRNPGSDDNNLNSIFYEHLTRSLQHSLCGDLQLGRWGNYSTGDCFILASDYLNALVHLVEIGNGLITFQLRGLEFRGTYCQQREVEAITEGVEEDESCCCCEPGHLPHLLSFNAAFGQRWLAWEVLVTKYALEGYSITDNSAASMLQVFDLRRILTTYYVKGIIYYVIASPTLEEWLANETLLEGLRSCGERNYVDLDPTFNPNIDEDYDHRLAGISRDSFCSIYLSWIQYCNSQREKPLDSEKDSALVLLCYGLCVLGRRALGTASHHMSSNLESFLYGLHALFKGDFRISSVRDEWIFTDMELLRKVVVPAIRMSLKLHQDHFTSPDEYEESSVLFEAISSHEQTLVIAHEGDPAWRSAVLSNSPSLLALRHVLDEGTNEYKIIMLNRRYLSFRVIKVNKECVRGLWAGQQQELVFLRNRNPERGSIQNAKQALRNMINSSCDQPIGYPIYVSPLTTSYCNTHPQLGHILGGTISIANIRNFIVNTWHRLRKGCGAGCNSGGNVEDCDAGGLSCGSGNSGNSGTAASDSQHSSGPTALHAYTAHSLGTSQSSQSVQSGLVRQSPARASVISQSSSYRHSSSRQSSLRTSVTGLEPCRRSSSSQLSLRTLPTSLQLRLGTNASAANPDPPGPSSSLSAYSIPPCKRHAHTLASLLGNEALGLGTDNHPHPHHHLHYIHHHHHNPSLSCLRRDDISYRVQIVDVSQVLDVMNHPKRKELVWPDESMRLRSGRNFWRDWGPLEGMEGHVVHRWVPCSRDPVSRSHIDKTILLVQVDDKLVPIIETGVIELGAEV, from the exons ggatccagggggtggaatAGAGATGTCTGATTTTGCACGGGAGGAGACGCCACCGGTCGACTGCAGTTCACGGAACTCTTACGTAGGAATGGACTCGAACCATCAG ATAACATCCCATGGAGGATCAGTCTCAACCAAAC GGGCAGGTGTTGGAAAGGCTCCTGATGACATCAGTTTGAGTTTGGCTCAGAGTTGCAGTCAAGAGCAAG ATTTGATGTCAGACCAAAAGATGTTCTGCCTCGTCTCCAATGACTCTTTTGCCTCCATGCAGCCATCAACCTCATTGGCTCAGGACCTTTATGGCTCCACCCCTCACCCTTTTAGTCAGTCCCTGTCCTCTTGTGACACCGAAATTACTGCCCATCTTTCCACCCACTCACAGTCTTTCCGGAAAGAGTCATCTCGACCTCGGAGATTGCCTCGCACCTCAAGTTCTGCGGGATCTGCTTTTCCAGATCCTTCTCTGCCCGAGTTCAGCCTGTACCCTCCACCCCGTCGGGGAGGACTGGATCCTGTCTGTGAAATGGAGGCCTCCAGGTCACAGAGGGCGACAGAGAGCTCAGAGCAGCCAGACTCTGGGATTCCCAGCACTTCAGGAACAGAGTGTCACAGATATCATCCAAAGGAACGCAGCAGGATATCACAGTCTTTCTCCCGGGAAATAGGGGAAGGAGATTGTGCTGGGGAAGGGGGATCTGGGTTGTATCAATTGGAGACTGTACAAGGGGGTCGGGAAAGAAAAGGTGGACAGAGTGCTGAAAGTTTGCGGAGTTTAAGTACACGCAGTAGCGGCTCCACTGAGACCTACTGCAGTGGGACAGACCGGGATACCAACAGTACTTTGAGTAGCCTGCACAGTGAACAGACCAGCTCCACGCACGTAGAGAGCCTGCTGTCGCTGTCTGGGGATGAGAAGGTAAATGCGGGACATGCTGACCTGCGTAACTCTAATGTGGCCTCGGGGGAGGCTAATAAAAACCCCCATGCCAATGAACTTTCTACCAAATTGCCCATTGGCGATGCTCCCAAACCCGTGAACTCAGACGGCCAACAGGGGGAGGGAACTGTGGAGGCGGCATCAAGGACTAGCGTAGATGTCTCAGCTGGTTTGTCCCACCAGCACCAGGAGGCAGAACTAGACGAAAGGCTGCCCAAGACAGGCAATCTCGTTCACCGGGCTGCCTCCTCATCCGCTGCCAGCCGTAGTGGTCGGCGACGAAACGGTAAGCAGCGAGCAAGTAGTTTTGACGCCAGCAGACACCGGGAATACATTTGCGGACGTGGCATGGCAAAGCCTCGCTCTGCGGTGTTCATGAAAGGAGAGGAAGACTCCAGTGATCAGAGCGAACTTAGTTGTGCCTCCAGCCTACACTCCACCCACCAGCTCAGCACAGACTCCTCATCCAGCACACCCCACTTCTGCCCCTCTCCCGGGGATCGTCGTGGCCCTTCTCAACGGGCCAAAGCAAACGATGCGCAAACCTACGGTCAGAAGGACAAAGAAAAGGAACGGGGGAAAGACAAAGAGAAGGGCAAGCGCAAAGTTTGGCGACGCACTCCGAGTACAGGCAGCGCCAAAACTCATGCCCGGGTCTTGAGCCTGGACAGCAGCACTACTGCTTGCCTTAATGACCCCCACCATTTGGGGGCACCAGCAAGTTCCAGACTCCTTACCACCTCAAAGTCGGACCTAGAGGCAAAAGAGGGGGAGGTGTTGGATGCGGCATCACTGCTGGGAAGAGCCTCTCAGATTGAGTCAGTGACCCGGTCGAGAAACAGTCTGCCTTGCCCTATTTCTCTTAGTCACACACAAGACGCAACCACAGGATCTCGAG CCCCAGGGAACGATGACACAGTCACATTTCGCCGAGAGCGTAGCACGTTTCGTCGTCAAGCGGTGCGTAGACGGCACAATGCAGGAAGTAACTCCACCCCCCCCACTTCTCTCATCGGATCCCCGCTCAG TCTGCAGGAAGCTCTGAGTCAGGTATCTCAAGCTTCAGGgtcacaggtcagaggtcagccaTCCCGTACGCCGTCTCAGGTGACGGTATTGAGCACTAGCACCTCCCTGCTGGTCAGGAATGGAAGTGCGCAGCTGGAGGGCTGTCTGGATAAGGTGTCTACTGTGGGCGTGGCCAGCCTGCAGGATGACTTTG GGAAGCTGACCCCACCTCTCTATGAGGTCGGAGGATGTGACATGTCCCTGGTGAACTTTGAACCTGCAACCAGACGAGCATCTAACAACCTCTG GGAAACAGACTCCCACCTCTCCAGTTCTACCTCAGTTCGTTTTTACCCTCATGACCTG ATGCGTCTGAATCGTTTGCTGTCCATGGACCCAGAGCTGTTGGAACAGCACGATGTGGACGGGAGTCCTGACCTTCAGGAGGCGCCACACCGCTCGCAGGACTCCACACataatcacacacactcacacacgcatccTCACAAAATCAAGCAGTACTACCGCCTCTGGCTGCTGCCGTACTTGTGGGTCGGGATGCACTTTGACAGACTCACACTACTTGCCCTCTTCGAcag GAACCGAGAGGTTCTGGAGAATGTGCTCTCAGTGGCTCTGGCGGTTCTTGTGGCCTTCCTAGGTTCTGTGCTGCTAGTTAATGGATTCTTCACTGACATTTGGGTCTTTCAGTTCTGCCTCGTTATTGCCAGTTGCCAGTACTCATTGCTGAAG AGTGTCCAACCTGACTCTTCATCACCCCGACAT GGTCATAATCGAATCATCGCTTACAGCAGGCCTGTGTATTTCTGTCTGTGCTGTGGGCTGATTTGGCTGTTGCACTATGGGAGTGTAAACAGCAGCTCCACTGCAGTGTCTCTGTATGGAGTCACTCTCACCAGCTCTGTCCTGCTGTCTCAGGCACGCAATCTCCTCATTG ttttCACCCTGTGCTTTCCCATCATCTTCTTCATTGGGCTGCTTCCTCAGATTAACACTTTCGTCATGTACCTGCTTGAGCAACTTGACATTCATGTCTTCGGAGGAAATG CATGCACCAGTCTGCTTTCAGCTCTCTATAGTGTTGTGCGCAGCATCATCACCATAGCGATGCTCTATGGGTTCTGCTATGGTGCCCTAAAG GACTCGTGGGATCCTCAGCACATTCCCGTGCTTTTCTCAGTATATTGTGGGCTGCTGGTTGCTGTTTCATACCATCTCAGCCGCCAAAGCAGTGACCCCTCTGTTCTCAT TTCATTAGTGCAATCAAAGGTCTTCCCTAATGTGAAAGAGAAAAATCCAGAGGATCCCCTTTATGAAGTTCAGGATCCTTTACCTGAGAAACTCCGCAGCTCTGTG AACGAGAGACTACAGTCAGATGTGATTGTGTGTCTTGTCATTGCTGTCCTGTATTTTGCCATTCACGTCAGCACTGTCTTCATTGCCTTACAG CCTTTTTTGAGCTATGTTCTGTACAGTCTAGTCGGGGCAGTAGGGCTGTTGACTCACTATCTGTTGCCCCAGATGAGGAAGCAGTTACCCTGGTACTGTTTCTCACATCCGCTGCTCAAAACCAGGGAGTACTATCAGTTTGAGATCCGGG GTGCCGCCCATGTCATGTGGTTTGAGCGTACACACGTGTGGCTGCTCTTTGTAGAGAAAAACATCCTGTATCCACTCGTTGTGCTTAATGAGCTGAGTGGCAGCGCACAGAAGCTCGCCAGCCCCAGGAAACTCAACACAGA ggtgGGGGCTCTAGTGATAACTATTGCTGGGCTGAAGCTGCTGCGTTCTTCCTTCAGTAGTCCAACATATCAGTATGTCACGGTCCTCTTCACGGTCCTGTTCTTCACATTTGACTACCGGCAGTTTTCTGAGACATTGCTGCTGGATCTTTTCGTGATGTCCATTATTTTCAGCAAG TTATGGGAGCTCTTTTATAAGTTGAAGTTTGTTTATACCTACATCGCTCCGTGGCAGATTACCTGGGGCTCTGCCTTCCATGCCTTCGCCCAGCCGTTTGCAGTGCCAC ACTCTGCCATGTTGTTTGTACAGGCCATTGTGTCTGCTGTGTTCTCCACTCCATTAAACCCTTTTCTCGGCAGTGCCATTTTCATCAGCTCCTACGTGCGACCAGTGCGCTTCTGGGAGAGAGAATACAA TACTAAGCGGGTCGATCACTCCAATACTAGACTTGCTTCACAGCTTGACAGAAACCCAG GTTCAGATGATAATAACCTGAACTCCATCTTCTATGAGCATTTGACGCGGTCCCTGCAGCATTCTCTATGTGGAGACCTGCAGCTGGGCCGCTGGGGAAACTACAGCACCGGAGACTGCTTCATCCTGGCATCTGATTACCTCAACGCTCTCGTTCACCTTGTTGAGATCGGCAACGGCCTCATCACTTTCCAGCTCAGAGGACTTGAGTTTAGAG GGACGTATTGTCAGCAGAGGGAGGTGGAAGCGATAACGGAGGGAGTTGAAGAAGATGAAAGCTGTTGTTGCTGTGAGCCTGGACATCTCCCTCATCTGTTGTCGTTTAATGCTGCGTTCGGGCAGCGCTGGTTGGCCTGGGAGGTTCTGGTCACTAAATACGCCCTGGAGGGCTACAGCATCACCGATAACAGTGCCGCGTCTATGCTGCAGGTGTTTGATCTGCGGCGAATTCTCACCACATACTACGTTAAG GGCATCATTTATTATGTCATTGCATCTCCTACATTGGAGGAGTGGCTGGCGAATGAAACCCTTCTGGAGGGCTTGAGGAGCTGCGGAGAGCGAAACTATGTTGACCTAGATCCGACTTTTAACCCCAATATTGATGAAGACTATGACCACAGACTGGCTGGAATCTCCAGAGACAGTTTCTGCTCTATCTACCTCAGCTGGATCCAGTACTGCAACTCACAGAGAGAGAAG CCATTGGATAGTGAGAAAGACTCTGCTTTGGTTTTGCTGTGTTATGGTCTGTGTGTTTTGGGAAGGAGAGCTCTGGGAACTGCATCTCACCATATGTCCAG TAATCTGGAGTCTTTCCTGTATGGACTGCATGCCTTGTTTAAGGGAGATTTCCGTATCTCATCTGTAAGAGACGAATGGATCTTTACTGACATGGAACTGCTGAGGAAGGTGGTTGTCCCTGCAATTCGCATGTCTCTTAAACTGCACCAG GATCACTTCACCTCCCCTGATGAATATGAGGAATCATCAGTGTTGTTCGAGGCGATTTCTTCACATGAGCAGACACTGGTGATCGCTCACGAGGGCGACCCGGCCTGGCGCAGCGCTGTCCTGTCAAACTCCCCCTCTCTGCTCGCCCTCAGACACGTGTTGGATGAAGGGACCAATGAATACAAGATCATCATGCTTAACAGACGCTACCTCAGCTTCAGGGTTATAAAG GTGAATAAGGAGTGTGTGCGCGGTCTGTGGGCGGGACAGCAACAGGAATTGGTGTTTTTGCGGAACCGAAACCCAGAGCGTGGAAGCATCCAGAATGCCAAGCAAGCACTACGCAATATGATCAACTCTTCATGTGACCAGCCAATCGGATATCCCATCTATGTCTCACCTCTGACCACATCTTACTGTAATACACACCCCCAGCTGGGACACATACTGGGAGGAACAATTAGCATCGCCAACATACGAAACTTTATCGTCAACACAtggcacag ACTGCGTAAGGGTTGTGGCGCTGGCTGTAACAGTGGCGGGAATGTTGAAGATTGTGATGCGGGTGGCTTGTCGTGTGGCAGTGGGAATTCTGGGAATTCTGGGACAGCAGCGAGTGATTCCCAGCACAGCTCAGGACCCACAGCGCTGCACGCTTACACAGCTCATTCTCTGG GTACGAGTCAGAGTTCTCAGTCAGTGCAGTCTGGTTTGGTTCGTCAGTCTCCTGCTCGTGCGTCTGTCATCAGTCAGTCGTCCTCGTATCGTCACAGCAGCAGCCGCCAGTCTTCACTCCGCACGTCTGTGACAGGTCTGGAGCCCTGCAGACGTTCCTCCAGCAGCCAGCTCTCTCTCCGCACGCTGCCTACCTCCCTACAACTCCGGCTGGGCACCAACGCCTCGGCCGCCAACCCCGACCCACCCGGCCCCTCCAGCTCCCTCTCAGCTTACTCCATCCCCCCCTGCAAACGACACGCCCACACACTCGCCAGCCTGCTGGGAAACGAAGCCTTAGGGCTGGGGACAGACAACCATCCTCACCCCCACCATCATCTTCACTACatccaccatcatcatcacaatCCCTCTCTCTCCTGTCTGAGAAGGGACGACATCTCCTACAGGGTGCAG ATTGTGGATGTGAGTCAGGTGTTGGATGTAATGAATCATCCCAAGAGGAAGGAGCTGGTGTGGCCAGATGAGAGCATGAGACTGAGATCTGGACGCAACTTTTGGAGGGACTGGGGTCCCCTGGAGGGCATGGAGGGTCAC GTGGTTCATCGTTGGGTGCCTTGCAGTCGTGATCCGGTTAGTCGGTCTCACATTGATAAGACCATCCTGCTGGTCCAGGTGGATGATAAATTGGTTCCCATTATAGAGACAGGAGTGATTGAACTGGGGGCAGAAGTGTGA